In one Juglans regia cultivar Chandler chromosome 11, Walnut 2.0, whole genome shotgun sequence genomic region, the following are encoded:
- the LOC118349861 gene encoding FT-interacting protein 3-like: MQRPPPEDFLLKETNPHLGGGKVTGDKHTSTYDLVEQMQYLYVRVVKAKDLPAKDATGSCDPYVEVRLGNYKGTTRHFEKKSNPEWNQVFAFSKDRLQASVLEVTVKDHDLVKDDFIGRVFFDLNEVPRRVPPDSPLAPQWYRLDDKKGDKVRGELMLAVWMGTQADEAFSEAWNSDAAGVGGTDGLSSMRSKVYLSPKLWYLRVNVIEAQDLLPSDKGRFPEVFVKATLGNQVLRTRVSQSRTINPMWNEDLMFVAAEPFEEPLILSVEERVASNKDEVLGKCAIPLQYVDRRLDHRPVNTRWHNLEKHVIVEGEKKKETKFSSRIHMRICLEGGYHVLDESTHYSSDLRPTAKQLWKPSIGVLELGILNAQGLMPMKTKDGRGTTDAYCVAKYSQKWVRTRTIIDSFTPRWNEQYTWEVYDPCTVITIGVFDNCHLHGGDKAVGAKDLRIGKVRIRLSTLETDRVYTHSYPLLVLHPNGVKKMGEIHLAVRFTCSSLLNMMHMYSHPILPKMHYLHPLTVSQLDNLRHQATQIVSMRLSRAEPPLRKEVVEYMLDVGGNMWSMRRSKANFFRIMGVFGGLIAVGKWFDQICHWKNPITTVLIHILFIILVMYPELILPTIFLYLFLIGVWYYRWRPRHPPHMDTRLSHADSAHPDELDEEFDTFPTTRPSDIVRMRYDRLRSIAGKIQTVVGDLATQGERLQSLLSWRDPRATALFVIFCLVAAIVLYVTPFQVVALVTGFFILRHPRFRHKLPSVPINFFRRLPARTDCML, encoded by the coding sequence ATGCAGAGGCCTCCACCAGAAGACTTTTTGTTGAAGGAGACCAATCCCCATCTCGGAGGGGGAAAGGTCACTGGTGATAAGCACACAAGCACCTATGACCTCGTTGAACAGATGCAGTATCTCTATGTGCGTGTTGTGAAGGCCAAGGACTTGCCTGCAAAAGATGCCACCGGTAGTTGTGACCCATACGTGGAAGTAAGGCTCGGAAACTACAAGGGTACGACTCGGCACTTTGAGAAGAAGTCGAATCCTGAGTGGAACCAGGTGTTTGCTTTCTCGAAAGACCGGCTTCAGGCTTCAGTGCTTGAGGTTACTGTGAAGGATCATGATTTGGTGAAGGATGATTTCATTGGTCGGGTTTTCTTTGATCTGAATGAGGTTCCAAGAAGGGTTCCCCCGGATAGTCCTTTAGCGCCTCAGTGGTATAGATTGGATGATAAGAAGGGGGATAAGGTCAGGGGGGAGCTGATGCTGGCTGTTTGGATGGGTACGCAAGCTGATGAAGCATTTTCTGAAGCTTGGAATTCAGATGCAGCGGGAGTTGGGGGAACTGATGGTCTTTCTAGTATGCGATCAAAGGTATACCTCTCTCCTAAGCTTTGGTATTTGAGGGTCAATGTAATTGAAGCTCAGGACTTGCTGCCGAGTGATAAGGGTAGGTTCCCCGAAGTTTTTGTCAAGGCTACTTTGGGAAACCAGGTTTTAAGAACCAGAGTTTCTCAAAGCAGGACTATCAATCCTATGTGGAATGAGGATTTAATGTTTGTAGCAGCAGAGCCATTTGAGGAACCCTTGATTTTGAGTGTAGAAGAGAGAGTTGCATCTAACAAGGATGAAGTTCTGGGGAAATGCGCAATTCCTTTGCAGTATGTTGATAGGAGGTTGGATCATAGACCTGTCAACACTAGGTGGCATAATCTTGAAAAGCATGTCATTGTAGAgggggagaagaagaaggaaaccaAATTTTCCAGCAGGATTCATATGAGGATCTGCTTGGAAGGTGGTTATCACGTCCTGGATGAATCAACGCACTATAGCAGTGACCTTCGTCCGACGGCAAAACAGTTGTGGAAGCCCAGCATTGGGGTACTGGAACTCGGAATTCTAAATGCTCAGGGGCTGATGCCGATGAAGACAAAAGATGGTCGTGGAACAACAGATGCCTATTGTGTGGCAAAATATAGCCAGAAGTGGGTTAGGACAAGGACGATCATTGACAGCTTCACACCCAGGTGGAATGAGCAGTATACATGGGAGGTATACGATCCTTGTACGGTCATAACAATTGGGGTGTTTGATAACTGTCACTTGCATGGTGGAGATAAGGCTGTAGGGGCCAAGGATTTAAGAATTGGGAAGGTAAGGATTCGTCTCTCCACCCTTGAAACCGATCGGGTTTATACACACTCATATCCTCTTTTGGTTCTACACCCCAATGGGGTGAAGAAGATGGGTGAAATTCATTTGGCTGTGAGGTTCACTTGCTCCTCTTTGCTTAATATGATGCACATGTATTCACATCCAATTTTGCCTAAAATGCACTATCTTCATCCATTAACCGTTAGCCAGCTTGATAACTTGAGACATCAGGCAACTCAAATCGTATCAATGAGGTTGAGCCGGGCTGAGCCACCTCTGAGGAAAGAGGTGGTTGAGTATATGTTGGATGTTGGCGGGAACATGTGGAGTATGAGGAGGAGCAAAGCAAACTTTTTCAGGATTATGGGAGTTTTTGGTGGGTTAATCGCTGTGGGAAAATGGTTTGACCAGATTTGCCACTGGAAAAACCCCATCACAACTGTAttgattcacattttgtttataATACTGGTCATGTACCCTGAGCTCATCTTACCTACAATTTTCCTCTACCTGTTCTTGATTGGGGTTTGGTATTATAGATGGAGGCCAAGACATCCTCCTCACATGGACACTCGCCTTTCTCATGCCGATTCTGCACATCCTGATGAACttgatgaagaatttgataCATTTCCAACTACCCGGCCTTCTGACATAGTAAGGATGCGATATGATCGGTTGAGAAGTATTGCTGGGAAGATTCAGACTGTAGTTGGTGACTTAGCTACTCAAGGAGAGAGGCTACAATCTCTATTGAGCTGGCGAGATCCAAGAGCAACAGCTCTGTTTGTGATTTTCTGTCTGGTTGCTGCTATTGTACTCTATGTTACACCATTCCAAGTTGTGGCCCTTGTCAcaggattttttattttgagacaTCCAAGGTTTCGGCATAAGCTTCCTTCAGTACCGATAAATTTCTTCAGGAGGTTGCCTGCCAGAACAGACTGCATGTTATGA